DNA sequence from the Deltaproteobacteria bacterium genome:
CGGTGATGTGACGGTCATGTCTTTTCTGGCGACCAAATGCATCTCGATCCTTTGCTTTGCCTCGTCGAAAAAAGCATAATGTTTAAAGTCTCCTAAATTGAAATCTGTGCCTATTTTATTGTTGGCCACATTCAAAACGTTCTTGTTAAACCGAGCGGTGACACCTTCTTCATCGTTGTATGCTTTCTCCAGTACATCCTTGTCTTTGACCATATCCAGCCCCAGTAAAAGGCGCTCTCCTTTCCTCATGAGTTTTCCTAACTTTTTCAGGAGCTGAATGGCATCTCGTCTGTCGAGGTTTCCGATTGTGCTACCGAAAAAACAGAAGACCCTGTTTTCATATGGTGAGACCAGATCGAGATGCTGCATGAAATCGGCCACAATTCCACTTATCTCGATGATGCCGAACCTCTCCCGAAGCTTGCATCCGGAATCATTTATAGCGCTCTTGCTTACATCAAACGGGATATAGGTTAATGTTTCGAGCGTTTCCCGCGGCAGCGTTGTCAGTAGAATCGAAATTTTTGAACAATCACCGCTTCCCAACTCCACAAGCGACGCATCATCGGCACCCTCCATCAGTTCTGATGCGTGTAATTTCAAGATCCACTTTTCGGTTCTACTCGGGTAGTATTCGTCCAACCGGGTTATCTGTTCAAATAGCTTGGATCCTGCTTCATCGTAGAAAAATTTACTTGTTACGTACATTGGGTCAGCCATGAGCCCGGACAATATCTCCACGTCTTGACTGCCTACGGTCATCCCCCATGACATCTCCTCTGCCTGCATCGCAAGGTTTCTTTGCATTTCATCCTCTATACTGGCTCACCGACAGCGACCGGATTCTCTGGATCGTTAGACCACTCATACCATCCACCGTCATAAACCGCGATGTTGCGCCATCCTATCAAGTAGGCGTTTAAAAAAGCTTCACTGGCTCGCCAGCCGGTTCCGCAGTACAATGCATTGAATTGTTTTGCAGTGATCCCCGACTCTTTCCACATGGTTTTGATTTCGTGGTATTCACGGGTCGTAAGATCGATATTCCGATAGTTCTCCATGTGGTAGGCATCGCTGCCGCAATTGCCAAATACCGCGCCCGGGATACGACCTTTTTTGAAAATGTAATGATACCCACTCACTTTGCCAATGAACTCATCCCAACTCCTTACACTGATTAAGTTCCCATTGTCCGATTGTAAGAGCTCTTTTGCCTGTGGTGTATCAATGAAAATCTCCGGCCTGGAAGGCACGCTTACGCCGAACTCGGATACCGGCTCAGGCGGCGTTTCTTCTGTAGCGATGGCATACCCCTCATTTCCCCAAGCAGCGATACTGCCGTTCAACACCCGGACATCCCTAACACCTGCATACATCATGAGGACGGCACAACGTATTGATCCCAAGTGTCCCGCTTGGCTGCCTGGATGAGGATCGCTGTTGCGTGGGCTTAAAAACCTTCCATATACCACCACCGTTGTATCAGCAGAAATCCCTATCCGCATCAACGCTTGTTTCAGTTCTTCCGGCGATCGTCGATTCCATGTATCCGGAGATTCGAGGTCGCGGGTGTCGAGCGCTATGGCGCCGGGGATATGGCCGATGTCATAATCCGCCCTGTTCCTGTAATGGCAGTGACAAATCGCGTACCTTCCTCCGTTGAAACCGGGCGGCCGTTCTCCTGCACCGAGCTGACGGACCCATCGCGGATAGACCAGCTTTTCGAAACGGGCCATTCGCTCCATGGGCAAGGATTCGGTAGCAGACCACTCATCAACAAAGCCGGTGTACACATTCACCTCTTTGTAACCCGATCTCACAAACTTTTCCGCCACTTCCCGCTCATCGTCCCTCGTGTAGCCATACACTACTATCTGGTGATTAGGTAAGATGCCTCTGGCTTTCACTATCTCGTCCCAGTCTTCTTCATCGGTCCAACCGACGGGCAAGGTTTTTGCCCCCCTTATATGACCACCCCGCGGTTCTCCTTCCAGGGCCCAGCCATTGTACGCATCGACAGGTCGAACGTCGCAAATACGGAATGATTCATTGTCAATGATCTTCTCCAGCTCTTGCTTAGAAATATCGTTCACCAATCGGCTCGTCTCCATACGCATTTGGCTCTTTTCCAATTCCATTATCGATTCAAGTCCTGTGAAAGCCTGAACATGCCTTTTGCTTCTGAAAGCCTATGGCCTGGAGTTTGGATCAGCCGATGTTCAATCATTAATAATCCGCGAGCATTCATAGTTATACCCCTTTAACGACACGCCCCCTCGACTACCCTCAGGAAATACACAAAACCAAGCGTTCAACTCAAATGGTTTGAGCCACACACAGGTTTATAAGGGAAAAAGCTTAGGGAAACAAAATGCTTTTCCCATTTCATGCCGCATCATTGCACAGTTTGTAGCTCCGTTAGTGTCGCCACAAATACAGCATTCTTTTAAAAACTGGCAAAAAGCCACTATTCTGAAGCCGACGGCCGGAGTTCTTTTAGTTTATTGAGTCAGGGAGTTATCGATTCTATCCCCAGTAATTACACTCCACCGGACAGGTTTCTATCGCC
Encoded proteins:
- the egtD gene encoding L-histidine N(alpha)-methyltransferase — translated: MSWGMTVGSQDVEILSGLMADPMYVTSKFFYDEAGSKLFEQITRLDEYYPSRTEKWILKLHASELMEGADDASLVELGSGDCSKISILLTTLPRETLETLTYIPFDVSKSAINDSGCKLRERFGIIEISGIVADFMQHLDLVSPYENRVFCFFGSTIGNLDRRDAIQLLKKLGKLMRKGERLLLGLDMVKDKDVLEKAYNDEEGVTARFNKNVLNVANNKIGTDFNLGDFKHYAFFDEAKQRIEMHLVARKDMTVTSPFFDGALEIRKGESIHTENSHKFTTDHIDEIASNSRLSVRQMYADSNSWFTLVDYIK
- a CDS encoding thiosulfate sulfurtransferase; this translates as METSRLVNDISKQELEKIIDNESFRICDVRPVDAYNGWALEGEPRGGHIRGAKTLPVGWTDEEDWDEIVKARGILPNHQIVVYGYTRDDEREVAEKFVRSGYKEVNVYTGFVDEWSATESLPMERMARFEKLVYPRWVRQLGAGERPPGFNGGRYAICHCHYRNRADYDIGHIPGAIALDTRDLESPDTWNRRSPEELKQALMRIGISADTTVVVYGRFLSPRNSDPHPGSQAGHLGSIRCAVLMMYAGVRDVRVLNGSIAAWGNEGYAIATEETPPEPVSEFGVSVPSRPEIFIDTPQAKELLQSDNGNLISVRSWDEFIGKVSGYHYIFKKGRIPGAVFGNCGSDAYHMENYRNIDLTTREYHEIKTMWKESGITAKQFNALYCGTGWRASEAFLNAYLIGWRNIAVYDGGWYEWSNDPENPVAVGEPV